The genomic region TGCCTATCGGAAATCGCGCGTTTGTCGCGACCTCGTCTTCTTTGATAGGCAGCCTGGTCACCTGTTTCGAGTCGCCTCACCGCCTCTAGTTCGTCGCGAGTTTTGCTGACCGTTAAAGCTAGACTCTTGACCCTTGAACCCACAGGGCAAACATGTCACAATCTCCATCAGCCTCTGGTGCGATGGGAATTGGCAGTGTGCTGAACAATAAaggtgccgccgccgcccaagcTCTCCAACAAGCCGGAGCCATGCCTGTCGACCAGCaagtccagcagcagcttcagcaGCAAGTTCAACAGGTCCAACAGCAAGTCCAGCAGCAGGCTCAACAGGTCCAGCAGGCtcaacagcttcaacagGCCCAGCAACCGCTTCAACAGGTTCAGCAGCAGGTTCAACAACAAgttcagcagcagcagcaacaccaacaaggtCAGACCATTCCACAGCAGGTTCCCATGAACAGACCAAACTCGCCGCATGGTTCCGAGCATTCTGGATACACatatccctccccaaccgcgATGGGGGGCGCGCCATTGCCGCCCGCGAACATGGCCCCTGCGCCCATGGGCATTCCCATGCAACAAACCATGCAGCAGCCCATGCCACAGTCCATGATTCCTGTCATGCACCCCGGGTTCAAGACCGAACCTACTCCCGCTCCTCAGCAACCGCCCCCAAAGGCGTACCCTTGCCAGACGTGTGGGAAGGGCTTTGCCAGGCGGAGCGATCTTGCGCGCCATGGTGAGTAACAACTCATGTGAGTTGAGACGAGGCTTGCTTACTGACGATGTTTGAACAGAGCGCATTCATAGCGGAATCCGTCCCCACGTTTGCGATTACCCGGGATGTGGGAAACAGTTCATCCAGCGATCTGCCCTGACCGTCCACCAACGTGTGCATACCGGCGAGAAACCCCACCAGTGCGAGCGTTGCGGAAAGCCCTTCAGTGACAGCAGCTCTCTAGCGCGTCATCGTCGAATTCACTCGGGGAAGCGGCCATACAAGTGCCCTTATGTTGACTGCCAAAAGACCTTTACGCGCCGTACAACCTTGACCAGGCATCAGAACCACCACACCGGGACAGTGGAAGACTCGCAGCGGGCTCGCAACGAGGCTCTGGCGCAAGGCTCCAACACCGCCTTGGCCGCCGCTGCTATTAGGAACAAGCGCGGAGATAGCGAACAGGCGTCCAACCAGGAGTCGCCCATCACgacaccctctcccgctcaGCGTCCCATGTCCATGTCTCCCAACGAAGATCTCGCCAACATTAACAACATGCAGCAGTATCTGACCAACACCTCGCTCCCACCCCACATTCGTGGTGATGTCCACGGAGGAAGTCCCGTTTCTACTGCCTCCTCTGGTTACAATAACGGGATGCGTCCCACATCGCACCCAAGCGGCGGGTATGCTCCCCCCCCGCCTTTGGAGCCCAGTCTCGATCAGTTTCAGCAAGGGCCCGGTAGCGCGAGTGGCAGCCCTCACATTGGCAGTGTCGGCTGGGCTTCCCCCGGTCCTGTTGGGTCCCCTACCGAGAGCCACGGCCAGGGTGCGTCGGTCTATCCGGACCCCGAACCATCGTATCAGAACACGGCTCAGATGGGCCAGATATACTATGCCAGCGCTGCGACACAGGGTCGTCGGCCCGGGAGCACGGAGCCAGGACAGCGGCCAAGTGAGATGTGGACGGGTCAGTAGGTCGAAGCCCACCACAATCCCACTCGACCGGATACCAGCTCGTCCGAGACCGCCTCCCCCGAGACTGCTTTtaccccctccgcctcgcTCTCGGAGCTCGATGCTTATTATGGGCATCCTGTCAAGGTGGAAACTGATGGGGACACCGGTGCGGGACTTGACCCGGCTCACTGGGACTATCAGTAACAGCCTGTTCTGAAGCGACAGCTCAGGACTTTGGGCCTTGTGGATGACTACCAGACCGCTCGGCCCACCCTATCTCAACTCTACTGGCTCACGAGCCGTACCTAATAACTTGCCGACGTATATCTGGACTGGATTGGCAAAATCTTCTTATACGGGTGTGCATGCGTCACGGGAGGGCTGGGAGGCTTATTATATCTCTGTGTGTTTCTATAATAAAGACGGTCAGGACCGGCGTGAACTACTTTAATCATAGTGGGCGGGCTTTATTCAACTGCTCTTCTTTTCGGCGTGCTTTGGGGTGGTTGgcactttttcttttctctctctcgggGACCCATTAGGCaggccagcaacaaacacaaGGTCGATCACGAATGCAACACAAagtttctctctttctccgtcggtttttcttctttcttttttctccctcACTATTAGACTGGTATCACGAAATGGATTGGTTCGTCTTTTATTATTCTGTCAGTTTTATGGCGCTCAGTCATGTAGTTTTCTCCAgcggaaagggggaaaagtCAAAATGGGGTGAAAAAGAAATGGGGTctgtgtgtgggtgggtggatgggtttaTTTATAGTGTGCAACGAACGCGGTAGCATGCGAATAAAATTGtggggttttgttttgagGGTTGAATagaggtgtttgatgatgtgcTGTGATGTGTATTTATATGTGATTTACTGTGCCGTATTATCGGGCTCTTTTATGTGTCCAAAACATACTGCCTCGTGCTCGACCGGCAATGATATCCAAGCCTCTGTCTCTCACCTTTAGGTACTAACCAACCAAACCCGAAACACCAAAACTCCCGTGTCCCATATACatgtgtatatatatatacatctCGTCAAATCTACaatcttcccccccttttatGCTCGTCATACATGATCTAGTACGTCTCTGGCAAGTCGGAAAAGCTAGGAATCTTGCTCAAATCGCAGTTGAACTCCCTCTCGTAGGCCTTTTGGGGCAGGACACCGGCCGCCATGCCCTTTTTGTAGCTCCATTGCGCTCTGTTTTTACTGTCAGTCAGcatcacaacccccttttcgtccgagagaaaaaaaacttacGCATCCTCCGTATCCCAAACCCAATaaaaccacccccaccccttttCGAACGAATCCATCTGCGCCTCCGCAAACATTCTCAAAAACCTTTTGTACCCATCACTCCACCTCTCCGGACCCGCATTCGCCTCCTCACAGCTACACGTCCTGTCCAGCGCAGGACACCTCGGCCTCA from Podospora bellae-mahoneyi strain CBS 112042 chromosome 4, whole genome shotgun sequence harbors:
- a CDS encoding hypothetical protein (EggNog:ENOG503NUYE; COG:S) — protein: MSQSPSASGAMGIGSVLNNKGAAAAQALQQAGAMPVDQQVQQQLQQQVQQVQQQVQQQAQQVQQAQQLQQAQQPLQQVQQQQQHQQGQTIPQQVPMNRPNSPHGSEHSGYTYPSPTAMGGAPLPPANMAPAPMGIPMQQTMQQPMPQSMIPVMHPGFKTEPTPAPQQPPPKAYPCQTCGKGFARRSDLARHERIHSGIRPHVCDYPGCGKQFIQRSALTVHQRVHTGEKPHQCERCGKPFSDSSSLARHRRIHSGKRPYKCPYVDCQKTFTRRTTLTRHQNHHTGTVEDSQRARNEALAQGSNTALAAAAIRNKRGDSEQASNQESPITTPSPAQRPMSMSPNEDLANINNMQQYLTNTSLPPHIRGDVHGGSPVSTASSGYNNGMRPTSHPSGGYAPPPPLEPSLDQFQQGPGSASGSPHIGSVGWASPGPVGSPTESHGQGASVYPDPEPSYQNTAQMGQIYYASAATQGRRPGSTEPGQRPSEMWTGQ